Proteins from a genomic interval of Drosophila melanogaster chromosome 2R:
- the bdg gene encoding bedraggled, isoform D, translating into MSSKEQQAAGRDFKRNSNAYSSLPPTGTGAGCSGAALGSGTGTGKRARSKQHQLEHEQFGLSNSLSSESIRQACAYYDDELSDEDLIEIQQTPQAFHQQTKQPLQLQPISFRLGDELGDERSAFCGSQEMQQVPLSTPIKQAAETDEALCVLSELDAILDVHDVSQLNGTCSSGSVNSGSDDDKVEDYLMDLDNYLEEMDNALNREDSLIIIDGHTSLKREPRTRTLPLSRKKKSSKKKSEDQEAAQGDFQREHQLRKTFSCSLRPTSQIASSSGSLETSTEPVMDVWRRQSMRRALEQEDTKATVAMEREEDDIPTLLVELPPRRDAEMRRCFSQGDCQASVAPTVGSQMLTEAHIFDNLLQTNARASSEEPRPRQYGRRLEGPPTPVRPLILAQSRPQSAPTRVQMREPQLQDTPTHPIMSTCSELSSARSSRMPSPVSLPSDSSSSGSSSAEHDQEPDPVQTTTMCSASSTTPLEPLHQLQLLLREKCGFNSQWPHAGSRTLALIGCTLGVFNMCRFAVLTINFGGNFLLQFLLLSVIFGIPLLWLQMCLGAKIRAGPVSMWKISPICAGVGIALVMQQCFLALYSTVSLAWILVYLRDVFPTAARSGYRWQEMAFPYRYDASNATGNLTQTVAEYFNVVVLQRLHLANHPDASGIRFHVNDRLAFYLALIWAAVFLILCKGLKSLGKLAYIIYTLPLVALAVVTAKFVYVVDPSRIQNIFAASDFDDFLVNSNSWTAATQETFLTWGLLGASVIAITSRSHTNANKAALRRDAILLVLFTLIGLGLMALLALCCAQILWQHGYVYVPGSFENPDCYTSIYSLQSNTNPYLLSYPRSLIPHYSSFIGETYRRNRTMIHVESGFQALRFISEIFPAVLSLASDSISWVWAAVAFATFAGFGLAQLCVMWKPISSALGNSTSSVLLSCVTGLLLSIPFATEMGISILYYVDFLLGGSWFIPIIWTAQIFGVFLIRGRPYNGDDLVNDLRLCGSMSAFLALSWNVLLPIGLITLSVVDYKASLSNQFYYWRGKSYFTYWSRKMGSLIQIGVLLVIPVTAIIQIYRYLAHGPPDILERIQLLYRPPEEGEEPRRPSARQTASQSRRNALGQTTEGGQHDAQNDAPPKYTPPPSYTTATGARLAKLLRQSIRRSVRRVLGDSSRTRPVLSLDAESASPAAPPDYLTILTNPAGSSFNADPSPASSSSPESIEIDQRPVGYSQRSQSLGRKLHRSGASTLERRPYTAEDVVTILRSSVRHRQSQGGGNLVTASTLPRPPTAAMSTHLEDASFRSIENLVLNAEPPDRTPGVELELELEAGQAEECARNNTSVI; encoded by the exons ATGAGCAGCAAGGAGCAGCAAGCAGCAGGCCGGGACTTTAAGCGCAATTCAAATGCCTACTCCAGTCTGCCGCCTACAGGAACGGGAGCAGGATGCTCCGGAGCAGCACTGGGATCGGGAACGGGAACTGGCAAAAGAGCTCGCAGCAAACAGCATCAGTTGGAGCATGAGCAGTTTGGACTCTCGAACAGCCTGTCCAGCGAATCGATACGGCAGGCCTGTGCCTACTACGACGACGAGTTGAGCGACGAGGATCTCATCGAGATTCAGCAGACGCCCCAAGCCTTCCACCAGCAGACAAAACAACCCCTCCAGCTGCAGCCAATCAGCTTCAGACTGGGAGATGAGCTGGGCGACGAACGAAGTGCCTTTTGTGGCAGCCAGGAGATGCAGCAGGTGCCATTGAGCACACCGATCAAACAAGCTGCTGAAACGGATGAAGCCCTATGTGTGCTCAGCGAACTGGATGCCATTCTGGATGTCCACGATGTCTCGCAGCTGAATGGCACCTGCTCGAGCGGATCTGTGAATTCCGGAAGTGACGATGACAAGGTAGAGGATTATTTAATGGATCTGGACAACTATCTGGAGGAGATGGATAATGCCTTAAACCGCGAAGATTCACTCATCATTATAGACGGCCACACCAGCTTAAAACGAGAGCCTAGAACTAGAACTTTGCCTTTAAGTAGGAAAAAAAAGTCAAGTAAGAAAAAAAGCGAAGATCAGGAGGCGGCACAAGGTGATTTCCAAAGAGAACATCAATTAAGGAAGACTTTCAGCTGTTCATTAAGGCCTACAAGCCAAATAG CTTCCTCTTCCGGATCATTGGAGACTTCCACGGAGCCCGTTATGGACGTTTGGAGGCGACAGTCCATGCGTCGAGCCCTCGAGCAGGAAGACACCAAAGCTACAGTTGCGATGGAAAGAGAGGAAGACGATATACCGACCTTATTGGTGGAGTTGCCACCGAGACGCGATGCGGAAATGCGTCGCTGTTTCTCCCAAGGCGATTGCCAAGCATCGGTAGCGCCTACGGTTGGCTCTCAGATGCTCACAGAGGCGCACATCTTCGACAACCTCCTGCAAACGAACGCACGGGCATCGAGCGAAGAGCCGCGACCCCGGCAGTATGGTCGCCGCTTGGAGGGACCTCCTACTCCAGTTCGCCCCTTGATTCTAGCCCAGAGTCGGCCACAGAGCGCTCCGACGCGCGTGCAGATGAGAGAACCACAGCTGCAGGACACGCCCACGCACCCAATTATGTCCACATGCTCGGAACTCAGCTCGGCGCGCTCGTCACGAATGCCCAGTCCAGTTTCCCTGCCCTcggacagcagcagcagcggaagCAGCTCTGCTGAACACGATCAGGAACCGGATCCCGTGCAAACCACGACCATGTGCAGTGCCAGCAGTACGACGCCCCTAGAGCCGCTCCACcaattgcaattgctgctGCGCGAGAAGTGCGGTTTCAACAGTCAATGGCCCCATGCCGGAAGTCGTACTCTTGCACTGATCGGATGCACTTTGGGAGTCTTTAATATGTGCCGATTTGCCGTGCTCACCATTAACTTTGGTGGCAACTTTCTGCTACAGTTTCTTCTGCTCTCGGTTATCTTTGGAATCCCACTTCTTTGGCTGCAAATGTGCTTGGGCGCCAAAATACGTGCTGGTCCCGTTTCCATGTGGAAAATCAGTCCGATATGCGCCGGAGTGGGCATAGCTCTGGTGATGCAGCAGTGCTTCCTGGCCTTGTACTCAACAGTATCGCTGGCCTGGATTTTAGTCTACCTTAGGGACGTATTCCCGACAGCAGCACGCAGTGGATATCGCTGGCAAGAGATGGCATTTCCCTATCGCTATGATGCATCGAATGCAACGGGGAATCTCACGCAAACAGTGGCCGAGTACTTCAACGTGGTGGTGTTGCAGCGACTACATCTGGCCAATCATCCTGATGCCAGTGGAATACGATTCCACGTTAATGATCGG CTGGCCTTTTATCTGGCCCTTATTTGGGCGGCCGTGTTTCTCATCCTCTGTAAGGGTCTCAAGTCCTTGGGAAAGTTGGCTTACATTATCTACACTCTGCCGTTAGTAGCTCTGGCGGTAGTGACCGCTAAGTTTGTCTATGTCGTGGATCCCAGCAGGATACAG AACATCTTTGCTGCCAGCGATTTCGACGACTTTCTGGTGAACTCAAATAGCTGGACGGCAGCCACGCAGGAAACGTTTCTTACTTGGGGTCTCCTAGGCGCCTCCGTAATCGCTATTACGAGCAGAAGTCACACCAATGCCAACAAGGCCGCTTTGAGGAGGGATGCGATTCTCCTGGTATTGTTTACCCTTATCGGATTGGGTTTAATGGCACTGCTAGCGTTGTGTTGTGCACAGATTCTGTGGCAGCATGGATACGTTTATGTGCCAGGATCGTTTG AGAATCCCGATTGTTACACGTCCATTTACTCGCTGCAATCAAACACCAATCCTTATCTGCTTTCCTATCCGCGCTCGCTGATTCCGCACTACTCCTCGTTCATTGGCGAGACTTACAGGAGGAATCGCACCATGATTCACGTGGAGAGCGGATTCCAGGCACTGCGCTTCATCTCGGAAATCTTTCCGGCCGTGCTCTCGCTGGCCAGTGATAGCATATCGTGGGTTTGGGCTGCAGTGGCCTTTGCAACGTTCGCCGGATTTGGTCTAGCGCAGCTGTGTGTGATGTGGAAACCCATCTCAAGTGCCTTAGGTAATTCCACGAGCTCGGTTTTGTTGAGCTGCGTGACTGGTCTGCTCCTAAGCATTCCATTCGCCACAGAGATGGGCATTTCGATCTTGTACTATGTAGATTTTCTACTGGGCGGCTCCTGGTTCATTCCGATCATCTGGACGGCTCAGATATTTGGCGTGTTTCTAATACGGGGGCGTCCGTACAACGGAGATGATCTGGTAAATGACCTAAGGCTTTGTGGGTCCATGTCGGCATTCTTGGCATTGTCTTGGAACGTTTTGCTGCCCATTGGTCTGATCACATTGTCTGTCGTAGACTATAAGGCTTCGTTGTCGAATCAGTTTTATTATTGGCGTGGAAAGTCATACTTTACGTATTGGTCCAGGAAGATGGGCAGTCTTATCCAAATTGGAGTGCTGTTAGTCATTCCCGTGACTGCTATTATTCAAATCTACCGGTATTTGGCGCACGGGCCACCCGATATCTTGGAG CGCATTCAACTGCTGTACCGACCGCCCGAGGAGGGAGAGGAACCGCGTCGTCCATCCGCTCGACAAACGGCGTCCCAAAGTCGTCGTAATGCTTTGGGCCAGACCACGGAGGGCGGCCAACACGATGCACAGAACGATGCTCCGCCAAAGTACACACCACCTCCGTCCTACACAACGGCCACTGGAGCCCGCCTTGCCAAGCTTCTGCGCCAGAGCATTCGCCGCAGCGTAAGAAG GGTTCTCGGAGACTCAAGTCGAACGCGACCCGTGCTCTCCCTCGATGCGGAGTCTGCTTCGCCAGCGGCGCCGCCTGATTACCTAACCATACTGACCAATCCGGCTGGCAGTAGTTTCAACGCGGATCCTTCGCCAGCTTCCAGCAGCAGTCCCGAGTCCATAGAGATCGACCAGCGACCCGTTGGCTACTCCCAACGCTCGCAATCGTTGGGCAGGAAACTGCATCGTTCGGGTGCTTCGACACTGGAGAGGCGGCCCTATACGGCGGAGGATGTGGTGACCATACTGCGCTCCTCGGTGCGACATCGCCAGTCGCAGGGAGGCGGAAATTTGGTCACTGCCAGCACCCTGCCTCGCCCCCCAACCGCCGCCATGTCCACGCACTTGGAGGACGCCTCATTCCGATCCATAGAGAATCTTGTGCTGAATGCCGAGCCACCGGACAGAACGCCCGGTGTGGAGCTGGAGCTCGAATTGGAGGCTGGACAGGCGGAGGAGTGCGCGCGAAATAATACATCTGTGATTTAA
- the bdg gene encoding bedraggled, isoform A has protein sequence MSSKEQQAAGRDFKRNSNAYSSLPPTGTGAGCSGAALGSGTGTGKRARSKQHQLEHEQFGLSNSLSSESIRQACAYYDDELSDEDLIEIQQTPQAFHQQTKQPLQLQPISFRLGDELGDERSAFCGSQEMQQVPLSTPIKQAAETDEALCVLSELDAILDVHDVSQLNGTCSSGSVNSGSDDDKVEDYLMDLDNYLEEMDNALNREDSLIIIDGHTSLKREPRTRTLPLSRKKKSSKKKSEDQEAAQGDFQREHQLRKTFSCSLRPTSQIASSSGSLETSTEPVMDVWRRQSMRRALEQEDTKATVAMEREEDDIPTLLVELPPRRDAEMRRCFSQGDCQASVAPTVGSQMLTEAHIFDNLLQTNARASSEEPRPRQYGRRLEGPPTPVRPLILAQSRPQSAPTRVQMREPQLQDTPTHPIMSTCSELSSARSSRMPSPVSLPSDSSSSGSSSAEHDQEPDPVQTTTMCSASSTTPLEPLHQLQLLLREKCGFNSQWPHAGSRTLALIGCTLGVFNMCRFAVLTINFGGNFLLQFLLLSVIFGIPLLWLQMCLGAKIRAGPVSMWKISPICAGVGIALVMQQCFLALYSTVSLAWILVYLRDVFPTAARSGYRWQEMAFPYRYDASNATGNLTQTVAEYFNVVVLQRLHLANHPDASGIRFHVNDRQLAFYLALIWAAVFLILCKGLKSLGKLAYIIYTLPLVALAVVTAKFVYVVDPSRIQNIFAASDFDDFLVNSNSWTAATQETFLTWGLLGASVIAITSRSHTNANKAALRRDAILLVLFTLIGLGLMALLALCCAQILWQHGYVYVPGSFENPDCYTSIYSLQSNTNPYLLSYPRSLIPHYSSFIGETYRRNRTMIHVESGFQALRFISEIFPAVLSLASDSISWVWAAVAFATFAGFGLAQLCVMWKPISSALGNSTSSVLLSCVTGLLLSIPFATEMGISILYYVDFLLGGSWFIPIIWTAQIFGVFLIRGRPYNGDDLVNDLRLCGSMSAFLALSWNVLLPIGLITLSVVDYKASLSNQFYYWRGKSYFTYWSRKMGSLIQIGVLLVIPVTAIIQIYRYLAHGPPDILERIQLLYRPPEEGEEPRRPSARQTASQSRRNALGQTTEGGQHDAQNDAPPKYTPPPSYTTATGARLAKLLRQSIRRSVRRVLGDSSRTRPVLSLDAESASPAAPPDYLTILTNPAGSSFNADPSPASSSSPESIEIDQRPVGYSQRSQSLGRKLHRSGASTLERRPYTAEDVVTILRSSVRHRQSQGGGNLVTASTLPRPPTAAMSTHLEDASFRSIENLVLNAEPPDRTPGVELELELEAGQAEECARNNTSVI, from the exons ATGAGCAGCAAGGAGCAGCAAGCAGCAGGCCGGGACTTTAAGCGCAATTCAAATGCCTACTCCAGTCTGCCGCCTACAGGAACGGGAGCAGGATGCTCCGGAGCAGCACTGGGATCGGGAACGGGAACTGGCAAAAGAGCTCGCAGCAAACAGCATCAGTTGGAGCATGAGCAGTTTGGACTCTCGAACAGCCTGTCCAGCGAATCGATACGGCAGGCCTGTGCCTACTACGACGACGAGTTGAGCGACGAGGATCTCATCGAGATTCAGCAGACGCCCCAAGCCTTCCACCAGCAGACAAAACAACCCCTCCAGCTGCAGCCAATCAGCTTCAGACTGGGAGATGAGCTGGGCGACGAACGAAGTGCCTTTTGTGGCAGCCAGGAGATGCAGCAGGTGCCATTGAGCACACCGATCAAACAAGCTGCTGAAACGGATGAAGCCCTATGTGTGCTCAGCGAACTGGATGCCATTCTGGATGTCCACGATGTCTCGCAGCTGAATGGCACCTGCTCGAGCGGATCTGTGAATTCCGGAAGTGACGATGACAAGGTAGAGGATTATTTAATGGATCTGGACAACTATCTGGAGGAGATGGATAATGCCTTAAACCGCGAAGATTCACTCATCATTATAGACGGCCACACCAGCTTAAAACGAGAGCCTAGAACTAGAACTTTGCCTTTAAGTAGGAAAAAAAAGTCAAGTAAGAAAAAAAGCGAAGATCAGGAGGCGGCACAAGGTGATTTCCAAAGAGAACATCAATTAAGGAAGACTTTCAGCTGTTCATTAAGGCCTACAAGCCAAATAG CTTCCTCTTCCGGATCATTGGAGACTTCCACGGAGCCCGTTATGGACGTTTGGAGGCGACAGTCCATGCGTCGAGCCCTCGAGCAGGAAGACACCAAAGCTACAGTTGCGATGGAAAGAGAGGAAGACGATATACCGACCTTATTGGTGGAGTTGCCACCGAGACGCGATGCGGAAATGCGTCGCTGTTTCTCCCAAGGCGATTGCCAAGCATCGGTAGCGCCTACGGTTGGCTCTCAGATGCTCACAGAGGCGCACATCTTCGACAACCTCCTGCAAACGAACGCACGGGCATCGAGCGAAGAGCCGCGACCCCGGCAGTATGGTCGCCGCTTGGAGGGACCTCCTACTCCAGTTCGCCCCTTGATTCTAGCCCAGAGTCGGCCACAGAGCGCTCCGACGCGCGTGCAGATGAGAGAACCACAGCTGCAGGACACGCCCACGCACCCAATTATGTCCACATGCTCGGAACTCAGCTCGGCGCGCTCGTCACGAATGCCCAGTCCAGTTTCCCTGCCCTcggacagcagcagcagcggaagCAGCTCTGCTGAACACGATCAGGAACCGGATCCCGTGCAAACCACGACCATGTGCAGTGCCAGCAGTACGACGCCCCTAGAGCCGCTCCACcaattgcaattgctgctGCGCGAGAAGTGCGGTTTCAACAGTCAATGGCCCCATGCCGGAAGTCGTACTCTTGCACTGATCGGATGCACTTTGGGAGTCTTTAATATGTGCCGATTTGCCGTGCTCACCATTAACTTTGGTGGCAACTTTCTGCTACAGTTTCTTCTGCTCTCGGTTATCTTTGGAATCCCACTTCTTTGGCTGCAAATGTGCTTGGGCGCCAAAATACGTGCTGGTCCCGTTTCCATGTGGAAAATCAGTCCGATATGCGCCGGAGTGGGCATAGCTCTGGTGATGCAGCAGTGCTTCCTGGCCTTGTACTCAACAGTATCGCTGGCCTGGATTTTAGTCTACCTTAGGGACGTATTCCCGACAGCAGCACGCAGTGGATATCGCTGGCAAGAGATGGCATTTCCCTATCGCTATGATGCATCGAATGCAACGGGGAATCTCACGCAAACAGTGGCCGAGTACTTCAACGTGGTGGTGTTGCAGCGACTACATCTGGCCAATCATCCTGATGCCAGTGGAATACGATTCCACGTTAATGATCGG CAGCTGGCCTTTTATCTGGCCCTTATTTGGGCGGCCGTGTTTCTCATCCTCTGTAAGGGTCTCAAGTCCTTGGGAAAGTTGGCTTACATTATCTACACTCTGCCGTTAGTAGCTCTGGCGGTAGTGACCGCTAAGTTTGTCTATGTCGTGGATCCCAGCAGGATACAG AACATCTTTGCTGCCAGCGATTTCGACGACTTTCTGGTGAACTCAAATAGCTGGACGGCAGCCACGCAGGAAACGTTTCTTACTTGGGGTCTCCTAGGCGCCTCCGTAATCGCTATTACGAGCAGAAGTCACACCAATGCCAACAAGGCCGCTTTGAGGAGGGATGCGATTCTCCTGGTATTGTTTACCCTTATCGGATTGGGTTTAATGGCACTGCTAGCGTTGTGTTGTGCACAGATTCTGTGGCAGCATGGATACGTTTATGTGCCAGGATCGTTTG AGAATCCCGATTGTTACACGTCCATTTACTCGCTGCAATCAAACACCAATCCTTATCTGCTTTCCTATCCGCGCTCGCTGATTCCGCACTACTCCTCGTTCATTGGCGAGACTTACAGGAGGAATCGCACCATGATTCACGTGGAGAGCGGATTCCAGGCACTGCGCTTCATCTCGGAAATCTTTCCGGCCGTGCTCTCGCTGGCCAGTGATAGCATATCGTGGGTTTGGGCTGCAGTGGCCTTTGCAACGTTCGCCGGATTTGGTCTAGCGCAGCTGTGTGTGATGTGGAAACCCATCTCAAGTGCCTTAGGTAATTCCACGAGCTCGGTTTTGTTGAGCTGCGTGACTGGTCTGCTCCTAAGCATTCCATTCGCCACAGAGATGGGCATTTCGATCTTGTACTATGTAGATTTTCTACTGGGCGGCTCCTGGTTCATTCCGATCATCTGGACGGCTCAGATATTTGGCGTGTTTCTAATACGGGGGCGTCCGTACAACGGAGATGATCTGGTAAATGACCTAAGGCTTTGTGGGTCCATGTCGGCATTCTTGGCATTGTCTTGGAACGTTTTGCTGCCCATTGGTCTGATCACATTGTCTGTCGTAGACTATAAGGCTTCGTTGTCGAATCAGTTTTATTATTGGCGTGGAAAGTCATACTTTACGTATTGGTCCAGGAAGATGGGCAGTCTTATCCAAATTGGAGTGCTGTTAGTCATTCCCGTGACTGCTATTATTCAAATCTACCGGTATTTGGCGCACGGGCCACCCGATATCTTGGAG CGCATTCAACTGCTGTACCGACCGCCCGAGGAGGGAGAGGAACCGCGTCGTCCATCCGCTCGACAAACGGCGTCCCAAAGTCGTCGTAATGCTTTGGGCCAGACCACGGAGGGCGGCCAACACGATGCACAGAACGATGCTCCGCCAAAGTACACACCACCTCCGTCCTACACAACGGCCACTGGAGCCCGCCTTGCCAAGCTTCTGCGCCAGAGCATTCGCCGCAGCGTAAGAAG GGTTCTCGGAGACTCAAGTCGAACGCGACCCGTGCTCTCCCTCGATGCGGAGTCTGCTTCGCCAGCGGCGCCGCCTGATTACCTAACCATACTGACCAATCCGGCTGGCAGTAGTTTCAACGCGGATCCTTCGCCAGCTTCCAGCAGCAGTCCCGAGTCCATAGAGATCGACCAGCGACCCGTTGGCTACTCCCAACGCTCGCAATCGTTGGGCAGGAAACTGCATCGTTCGGGTGCTTCGACACTGGAGAGGCGGCCCTATACGGCGGAGGATGTGGTGACCATACTGCGCTCCTCGGTGCGACATCGCCAGTCGCAGGGAGGCGGAAATTTGGTCACTGCCAGCACCCTGCCTCGCCCCCCAACCGCCGCCATGTCCACGCACTTGGAGGACGCCTCATTCCGATCCATAGAGAATCTTGTGCTGAATGCCGAGCCACCGGACAGAACGCCCGGTGTGGAGCTGGAGCTCGAATTGGAGGCTGGACAGGCGGAGGAGTGCGCGCGAAATAATACATCTGTGATTTAA
- the Diap2 gene encoding Death-associated inhibitor of apoptosis 2, isoform B translates to MTELGMELESVRLATFGEWPLNAPVSAEDLVANGFFATGNWLEAECHFCHVRIDRWEYGDQVAERHRRSSPICSMVLAPNHCGNVPRSQESDNEGNSVVDSPESCSCPDLLLEANRLVTFKDWPNPNITPQALAKAGFYYLNRLDHVKCVWCNGVIAKWEKNDNAFEEHKRFFPQCPRVQMGPLIEFATGKNLDELGIQPTTLPLRPKYACVDARLRTFTDWPISNIQPASALAQAGLYYQKIGDQVRCFHCNIGLRSWQKEDEPWFEHAKWSPKCQFVLLAKGPAYVSEVLATTAANASSQPATAPAPTLQADVLMDEAPAKEALALGIDGGVVRNAIQRKLLSSGCAFSTLDELLHDIFDDAGAGAALEVREPPEPSAPFIEPCQATTSKAASVPIPVADSIPAKPQAAEAVANISKITDEIQKMSVATPNGNLSLEEENRQLKDARLCKVCLDEEVGVVFLPCGHLATCNQCAPSVANCPMCRADIKGFVRTFLS, encoded by the exons ATGACGGAGCTGGGCATGGAGCTGGAGAGCGTTCGCCTGGCGACATTTGGGGAATGGCCCCTGAATGCCCCAGTTTCCGCGGAGGATCTGGTCGCCAATGGTTTCTTTGCCACGGGAAACTGGCTGGAGGCCGAGTGCCATTTCTGCCACGTGCGCATCGACCGCTGGGAATACGGCGATCAAGTGGCGGAGCGCCATCGCCGCTCCTCGCCCATCTGCTCCATGGTTCTGGCTCCCAATCACTGCGGCAATGTTCCCAGGAGCCAGGAGAGCGACAACGAGGGAAACAGCGTAGTGGACAGCCCGGAGTCCTGCTCTTGTCCCGATCTCTTGTTGGAGGCCAATCGCTTGGTAACTTTCAAGGACTGGCCG AATCCCAACATCACGCCGCAGGCTCTGGCAAAGGCAGGTTTCTACTACCTGAACCGTCTGGATCACGTGAAGTGTGTTTGGTGCAACGGAGTGATTGCCAAGTGGGAGAAGAACGACAATGCCTTTGAAGAGCACAAGCGCTTTTTTCCCCAATGTCCTCGTGTGCAAATGGGCCCCCTTATAGAGTTTGCCACCGGGAAGAACCTGGATGAGCTGGGCATCCAGCCCACCACTCTGCCACTGCGTCCCAAGTACGCCTGCGTGGACGCCAGATTGAGAACCTTCACCGATTGGCCCATTTCCAATATTCAGCCCGCTTCGGCTTTGGCGCAGGCTGGCCTATATTATCAGAAAATAGGCGACCAGGTGCGCTGTTTCCACTGCAACATTGGATTGCGCTCCTGGCAGAAGGAGGACGAGCCGTGGTTCGAACACGCCAAGTGGTCGCCAAAGTGTCAGTTCGTTTTGCTGGCCAAGGGTCCAGCCTATGTAAGCGAAGTGCTCGCGACAACAGCTGCCAACGCCAGTTCCCAGCCAGCAACTGCTCCGGCTCCAACGCTCCAAGCAGACGTACTGATGGATGAAGCTCCGGCCAAGGAGGCCCTAGCCTTGGGTATCGATGGAGGAGTTGTGCGCAATGCCATCCAGCGCAAGCTCTTGAGTTCCGGCTGCGCTTTCTCTACGTTGGACGAACTATTGCATGACATCTTTGACGATGCGGGCGCAGGAGCTGCACTGGAGGTGCGCGAGCCGCCGGAGCCAAGTGCTCCTTTTATTGAACCATGTCAGGCCACCACCAGCAAGGCAGCATCTGTGCCAATACCGGTGGCCGATTCCATCCCAGCCAAACCACAGGCAGCTGAAGCAGTGGCGAATATATCGAAAATCACAGACGAAATACAAAAGATGTCGGTGGCCACGCCGAACGGAAACCTATCGCTGGAGGAGGAAAACCGCCAGCTAAAGGATGCACGCTTATGCAAGGTATGCTTGGACGAGGAGGTTGGCGTAGTGTTCCTGCCCTGTGGCCACTTGG CCACCTGCAATCAGTGCGCCCCCAGTGTAGCCAATTGTCCCATGTGCCGCGCAGACATCAAGGGATTCGTGCGCACGTTCCTTTCGTGA
- the bug gene encoding bunker gear yields the protein MNQNLLFVFLLCAAQGQAELSGLLSALQYFGLFSNLTVYSLGVSRGQCHYSFETLLKERHTCAPDDEHIMHLNQLPPVRKPPIMMKCLQRDIENETASEPELLIMRSAKDIVNLLKPMGNATKRHEPGNCVLVHFCTASSLECARVASMVNVLPHYFPTLPIAYVDAYEFGRFNAEFGIVSLPTLMLFHQGRPLIKFEPGWKDTKSSFASFIMSHTNMKTVNPQAIDPIILTRAEMEPLSNKPIVQTDYYLGLAWAFILVCLANFLRKTALWKQLVEMVQRIWRESEETQMEMVD from the exons ATGAACCAAAATCTcttgtttgtatttt TGCTCTGCGCCGCGCAGGGCCAGGCGGAACTCTCCGGATTACTAAGTGCCCTCCAGTATTTCGGGCTCTTCTCAAATTTGACGGTGTATTCCCTGGGAGTTTCGCGGGGCCAGTGCCATTATAGCTTCGAAACCTTGCTGAAGGAGCGACACACATGTGCCCCGGATGACGAGCACATCATGCACCTAAACCAGCTGCCTCCGGTTCGAAAGCCACCTATTATGATGAAGTGCCTGCAGCGGGATATCGAGAATGAGACAGCATCCGAGCCGGAACTGCTGATAATGCGCAGTGCCAAGGATATAGTGAATCTGCTTAAGCCCATGGGCAATGCCACCAAGCGCCACGAGCCGGGCAACTGTGTACTTGTCCATTTCTGCACCGCATCCAGCTTGGAGTGCGCTCGTGTGGCTTCGATGGTCAACGTGCTGCCCCATTACTTTCCCACGCTACCCATCGCCTATGTGGATGCCTATGAGTTTGGTCGTTTCAATGCAGAATTCGGCATCGTTTCGCTGCCCACACTGATGCTATTCCACCAGGGCAGGCCGCTAATCAAATTCGAGCCCGGGTGGAAGGACACAAAGAGCAGCTTTGCCAGTTTCATAATGAGTCACACCAATATGAAGACTGTGAATCCGCAGGCCATTGATCCGATCATCCTCACTCGCGCAGAGATGGAGCCGCTGTCTAATAAACCCATTGTGCAGACGGATTACTATTTGGGCCTGGCTTGGGCCTTTATTCTCGTCTGCCTTGCCAACTTCCTGCGTAAGACGGCGCTCTGGAAGCAGCTGGTAGAGATGGTGCAGCGCATTTGGCGGGAATCCGAGGAGACGCAAATGGAGATGGTGGACTAG